From Rhinoraja longicauda isolate Sanriku21f chromosome 24, sRhiLon1.1, whole genome shotgun sequence, one genomic window encodes:
- the LOC144605227 gene encoding achaete-scute homolog 5-like encodes MNSNYSRALIDSRAVGAANYMQLGVPLAPDPSTHLSQHLPHADSLGHVPFLVYPTNLEAAYYDTYGGVFPYVPFHGHFGVYDCPFEPAFIQKRNERERQRVKCVNEGYARLRDHLPGPLSEKRLSKVETLRAAVRYIKYLQDLLTRDPASPSPLTVDPQRDRKAQKSPVSIQDPNSDGESIQSHPHRESESEARSIDHS; translated from the coding sequence ATGAACAGTAACTACTCCAGGGCGCTGATAGACAGCCGGGCGGTGGGCGCTGCCAACTATATGCAGCTGGGCGTTCCCCTAGCGCCTGACCCGTCCACACATCTCAGCCAGCATCTCCCTCACGCCGACAGTTTGGGACACGTCCCGTTTCTGGTCTACCCGACCAACCTGGAGGCCGCCTACTACGACACTTACGGCGGCGTCTTTCCATACGTGCCCTTCCACGGACACTTCGGCGTTTACGactgccccttcgagccagccttcATCCAGAAGAGGaacgagagggagaggcagagggtgAAGTGCGTGAACGAGGGCTACGCCAGGCTCCGCGACCACCTGCCGGGACCGCTGTCCGAGAAGCGTCTCAGCAAAGTGGAGACGCTGCGAGCCGCGGTCAGGTACATCAAATACCTGCAGGACTTACTCACCCGCGACCCGGCCAGCCCCTCGCCGCTCACGGTGGACCCCCAGAGGGACAGGAAGGCTCAGAAGTCTCCCGTCTCCATCCAGGACCCAAACAGTGATGGGGAATCGATACAATCTCATCCGCACCGCGAGTCAGAGTCAGAGGCCAGGAGCATCGATCACAGCTGA